ATGATCTCTCAATCTTCTTATTCTTCTGTACTGCCTAGCCTCTTTGCAGAGATTATCGGCAGATATCATTCAGGGATCCCCAAGGTCTTTGGGTAGTCTGTCAATGTTCATTAACTGTTAAGTCATTTCAATGATTTTTGGTCACTCTGCTAAAATCATCCTCCAATAGAAATGCAACATATAAGAAAGGGTTGGTATGTATGACTATGATAGTACACTGGGCAGCTTGCATTATGATGTTCCTTTTTTGTTGACTGACAGCTGTCCGTTGCACTTTTTTTCACCCAGGTGTGTGCCGTTTTGGCAGCAGTGACAGAAGTCATCAAGTCACAGGGAGGAAAGGAGACAGAGACCGAGTACTTTGCAGCTCTTGTAAGAAATTTTCTTAAGTCTTGTACACACTCTGTAATTCCTTTTATTCATTATTCTCATTCAATGAAACAAAAAGTAGACCTTCTGTTAAAAGACTAGCAAATTGTTGCCCACAGTATAATCAAAATTTAATACTGtatactacaactacaactgtaactgtttttcttttggaaccttttcttcatttctgtttgCCCTTTTCCTATGCCAGTTTCAAATTATTATTGTGCTGTAATGTCTAAGGCAGTGTCAGTTTGCCAACTGAATGCATTTCATATTTCTACCTCATTCTACAGAACTGTAGCAGCAAATTTCTTAGCTtaacatttcaatgttttctcCTTTATTGCTGGATTTTTGCCTTGTTTCCTTAATACCTTATTGAACTTAATAATGCATAGTTTGCATCTGCATTTGAACTTTAATTTGAGCCATTTGCATTATCTGTTTTAAGGTCACTGCTGTATATTTTTGTTCTCCCAACTTTCAGACCTgcaatggttttatttcataAGGTTGGGTTGCAATATACAGCTAGAGCAAGGCCTGTTCTGTTTAATCACTGTGCACCCACTCTTTTGTTGTGCATCAGTTTTGCAGCAAAACTACACTGTGTTCCTTAAGTTGCTTTCTTTCTTTAGACTTAGTGttacttacatacatgtatgtatatagtatTGTTTATTTATCAACAGTGCAGTTAAAATTATACGTCATACATCTACATGTTGTGTATATTTAGGCAGCAATTTATTTATGGTAAAGCCCTTATTGATTATTATCTGAGCAATAAGTCGAAACTTCTCAAAAGTTTGAACGGATGAAGTTGATATTTTGATTGAGTATACATATCAGAGGTACTGAATATGTAGAAAGCACAAAAACACACTTGGGACTAGTCTAATTATACATAGTTAATAAATAGTATTATAATGTATAGCTATGTATAACCACACATAACTATCATTATTGGTATTcgacataattatacataactCTTGTGATCTTAGTACAAGATTATGATTAGCCCTTGTTACCATTCTTCAATGCACATGACTTAATCATAgtattcatatttcatacacaATGTTTTTGTCCTTTATACATCATTTGTATCAGTATTCTATGGCACActctactagtatatacttaATGCAGAAATGGATAGAATgacatatttacacatttaaCTCTATTGAGTGCGAAATGATTAGACTTGCAGTTGGTCATAATCAGTGTCAGTGAATGATGCAGTTTGTGTTTTAAATTAATGTTTGTCTGTAGATGACAGCTCTGGAGACTGTTGAAGGGGATGAGTCTTTATCTGCTGTGACATATCTCCTGGCTCTGGTCATGAAGAAGTAAGTGGACCAGTTTACTGTAGTTGTGAGCAAAATTACTAAGGAACTGGTAGACATACCAATCACTTAGAATCTGCTATCAGCTTAGAGAAGAACCAAGATATAAAGTTGTGCCGTCAAGGACCAAAATTATCAACTTAGTATTGTCTTTTGAGAtgttcaaaagttttttttccaaagaaaTATCAATGAGTGGAACTCATTGCCACTAATTGTAGTAGGGGCAAACTCCATAGATAGCTTTAAGTTTAAACAATACTTACACTGTTAACAGCGATATGTGTAAACGTAAGGCTAGGCGTGACAGGTCGCTCAGTGTAATAAACCTTAACAAAGCCTAGGAAacaaagctgatgtgttacgcctaagggcagttatactggctatatagaatGATACAGAACCTGTAAAGATACTTGTGTCTTAAGTCTCTGTGGTCATGGATTTTTTAACCTGTTTTACTAACAGAGTCCATGGGGCCACTTTTACCTTTACCATACCTAGATCTTTACATGGTCCTGTTATATTATTTCTCCAAGGGTACCCAGTGCAGTGCTGCAGAGCAGGTTCTCTGACATCAGTAAGTCTCTGATGAACATCCTGGCAGCCAacatcaacacaacaacacactcCATACTCAGATGGGTTAGTACTCTTTTTACATGCTGTTATACACAACAACACACTCCATACTCAGATGGGTTAGTACTCTTTTTACATGCTGTTAAAGTGTTATACACAATAACACACTCCATACTCAGATGGGTAAGTATTCTTTTTACATGCTGTTATACACAATAACACACTCCATACTCAGATGGGTTAGTACTCTTTTAACATGCTGTTATACACAATAACACACTCCATACTAAGATGGGTTAGTACTCTTTTTACATGCTGTTATACACAACAACACACTCCATACTCAGATGGGTTAGTACTCTTTTTACATGCTGTTATACACAACAACACACTCCATACTCAGATGGGTTAGTACTCTTTTTACATGCTGTTATACACAACAACGCACTCCATGCTCAGATGGGTTAGTACTCTTTTTACATGCTGTTATACACAACAACACACTCCATACTCAGATGGGTTAGTACTCTTTTTACATGCTGTTATACACAACAACGCACTCCATGCTCAGATGGGTTAGTGCTCTTTTTACATGAGGTTATACACAACAAAGCACTCCATACTCAGATGGGTTAGTACTCTTTTTACATAATTATTGTCAAAGTCTTTATTAaagatgtatttgtttgtgttgcaGAAAAATATTAGATAAGTGAAAAATTCTATTGTTGCATGTCAATAACTGTTTGATTTCTGAATTTCTACTTGTTTCTCTACTATGATTCTTGTACAGGTCCTTAGGTACAAAAAAGCAATGTATACATAGACTATGGTTTGACGTCCTATTAAGTTTACAGAGATGTGTTCTACATGTATTCACTATGCAGACGGTGGTGTGTTTGGGTGTGGTGCTTCGTCAGCAGGAGGCAGTGGTCTGGAGCGATGCCTCCACCCTCCAGCTCTACCATGGACTCCTCAACTTCACCAGTAGTGACAGGCCCAGGGTAAGGAACACATACTAGCAGTGTGTCATTAAAAAGGCCTTTACTAAGAAAATCAATGTTGTAGGCATTTAGAAAGCATTAAGTATTGTTGGAGAACCATTCGAGAATGTTTTCTTTACTCAGAATAAGGTGtaatttgaaaaattttaaGAAAGACAACTTGTAAGAATGATAAATATAGCCTAGAGGCATCAGGGTGAAAAGgtgaaaaaatttgaaaaaattttGTCCCCTGCTATTGATCCATCCAAAAAAGGTTTAATGTTTAACTTGCTGGTAATGAAAGGCTTTTGttacttatttatttactttCTTCATGTCTACTGTGTCAATATGTagcttatttttttatttaccaATGTTTGTCTTGTCTATTTCCTTGAATAAGAAAGtattaagaaagaaaactattttCCGTCCCACCCTAAGGTGAGGAAAGCAGCGCAGCACGCTGTGTGTAGCATCCTGCGGGGAAGCCCCTTCATGACACGAGAGAACGCCCCGGCTCACCACCCTGCCGCCTCCGCCACCGCCAAGTTCTGTATCCAACAGATGGAGGAGTGTGGAGGTTTGTACTGCCTGTATAAATGTACACTGTCTGTATATGCATATGAAGCTGGTATAAGCACCCATTATCTGCATAAGTAGTATAATATAAGTGGCCCATGGTCTGTATCTGAGTGAAGTTATATAGGCCAGTGTAACCATCCATTCCCTATGTCTGAATGAATTTGTATATCCTGGTATAACTGCCAATTTTCTGTATCTGAGTGAATTTTTAGCCATTCTAAGCACTTGTCTGCATGGGACGGACTTTGTTTAGTCCTAGTATAGCCATCCATTTTCTGTATCTGAGTGAATACTATAAATgctctttatctgtatctgagTAAATTTGTAGCCAGTACTGAGTATGTAAGTTAGTAATAGGGTATATGCAAGGTATGAtatagaaaaatgaccaaaacagaCTTTGTTGTAATATTTTGATCAGCCAGGCTCAACAATTATACTCTCCTGTAAGTTTGTGAACTTAATCACGTGTTCCTTATTCTCATCTGTCACCTGTCCTAGGAGGAGGGGAGGCCAAACAGACCATGTACATCCTGGGTCTTCAGGAGAACATCCTTCCCATCATGCCTCTGGCCACCATCAAGTCCATCTGTGAGACCATCCTCAAGGTCATGACTTTGGGCAATGTGGTCAGTAATCATTCAACGTTGAAATTTCAATACTAGCAACTAGATAAGTTTAGATTTGTGAATCTCACtctcatcatcagtcactgacgaaagacagtagatgctatctgaaacgtctgtctGTTTAAAAAGCTTAttcagttgcctgagtaacatTTGTATTGATTATTTCATGACCTAAATGTTGAACCTCCATTGACATACATACAACACTGGGGTTGTGTTGGAATAAATAGACTTCATTTATATCAAAGTGCAAAATTGTCTGTTAAACATAGTTTTTTGTTTTGCCTGCAGACATTTACATGTGATTGTCCCAGTTGTATGGAAAGGTACCACTAAAGTAGCAAGTTACAAATTGTAAGATTTCATATAGCAGTTGAAGAAAGCTTCACTTATAaattacaacagttactgttataAAGTATTAACATTGTGTGTTTCCACCTGTCTGTAGCTGGTGACATCTGTGTCCATGAAGACTTTACATGCCTTCTTCAGAGCACGGCCCAAACACCTGTCTCCAGAACTCAACGCACAGATCATCTCGGTAAGTTCTGTTGCAAGCGAACACCACTACAACACTAGGAATGCTGGGTGAATAGTCATGTTTGTGCACCCAAGGTTTGACAGTGATTGCACCACAGCACTAATTTTTGTAGGGTTAGTTggttgtatacatgtgtatattataAAGGTTCTGTGATAATTGTAAACTATTAGTACTAAATTCTAAAATAAATATAGGGTcagaaaaaattgtaaaacCTTTGAGCCATATAGAGTTAGGGCTTGAAACTGTGTTGGCAGGTTTTTGTGACaatacatttttcatgttgtGCACCCAAGTTCCTGAGTTTGCACTTGGATTTTTAGGTTCACCTGCACCTTTtgcccaaaatgaatttcaggCCAAACACAGTATGCCTTTTTCCTCCTTATCTTTTGCTTAGTGTTGTGTAACAAAGAACACCATTTTCCTCctgacctaccaacctgatgcCATAATTCCCTGTACTTTGAAGTTGAACTTACTGAAGTGTCCCCTTTTGCACCCATGCAGGCTCTGTTTGACTACCAGCCAGGTTTGAATGATGCCCAGCCTACACAAGCATGGCTAACTCTGATGCAGGAGGCTCATGTCAATCTAGCTGGGTAGGTCTATACATTTGTTATAGACTTGACTGACCATTTGTATGCTATGATATTGAAATGTTATTCAATGCCACctacctgaacctggacctaattatcagtgaaaacttgtgaatgagcaatactcaaaacaacggttTATTTCGCTGCAAAGGATTCTGAAGTCCACTGGCATTTTAGAATTCTATCATCATGTAAATAACTCCAattgcctctgttttagaccaataTTGACAGTAATAACTTTGTAataatgactatcaactctccttcactcttgttattttcttggactggtaATCCCCAAAGCATGTGAACACCTGCTTgtgtaatctgttcattttctaattggtcccaaatccggtccactgattttttcaggtccgggtTTTTTGGAcgagtccaacaagaaaaatggttttGAGATCAGTACTACCCACCTCTAgtctactgttttttttttactcacaaTACGCACAAAATGCCATTTCCTCATGTTTCCAGTGTGAATGCCCAGCTGTGCCTGTCCCACCTGCCCCGGATGTTCCATGCCTCCATGGAGTGCCTGCTGTCAGAGAAACCAGCGGTCGTCTCCTCAGCCGCAGACACCATGAAGGTACGCAGTCTCAGAACTCgcccagggttggacaagtccactagccctattgtcccggacaagtgaaagtgctgttcgggcaagtgcatgacctaccccacttgcccaattgggcaagtaagatttttccattgagtgagattttataCTTGTTACCTTCTACAGTCATGACGTCAAGAAATggtcaacattgaaaaataaacttaaaagtttaaggcaataataagaattccattgctggaagtgacaatgcatataaaagtgaccgtcatttgaattttgggcaagtgaaaagttggttcgggcaggtaaattttttatgtgcttgcccgataggacaagtgaattttagaaaacttgtccaaatagcaattactaacaagcaactggatatgattttgaaaatgatcagatgtttcagataacatccattacATGTCAAATATCTAAAGATCTAAGGGCTACTTACATTATAtaatatcttattacctagatgtctgacTTTCATTGACGAGTCTTATAACTCATTTCACAGACGAACAAAAAAATATCAGCCAATGTACCAAAACATTGGACAATTTATCTCCCATTGCACGCAGAAAAGGACAAACCATTCAAATAGTTTtatgtagaaatagatttagaataaCTAGTATTTCACATTTGATTTGTTTGTCTTTAATTCTCCTTGTATGCCATTGTTTTGCTTTGCTTGCAATTATCCCTTGGGCATAGATTTTAAGAAAGATACACTATAGTGTTGTGGAGCATAGTATGTTAAAGCTGTGAATCAATGCTAATAATAGACAATCTAAATGCttcaaaatttgtttaggtataGGTATTATGACATAGTACAAGCTAGTATTTGACACTTAGTGAATGTGTGCATCACTAAGATGTTACTGTATACATCTAAACTGTTAGTGTCCTACTACACAGAACCTGTTGAAGAGCTGTGTGGAACCTACTGCAGACAGAATAGCTCTGACTGTCAGCAATGCACCATCAGCGTCTCAGACTCCAGTACACAAGATATTTGGGTGAGCACCTGCATCATTCAGTCACCGACCTAGGCGTCCAACTGACTTCAGCTTTTAATTTTCTCAATTTGACACTTAGTTCTGGACAGAGTATCTCTAAAATGCTGTTTTCTGACTTTTTAGTGTATCTATCTTAATTTTCTGTGGCACTGTGGATGACCTGCAAAGAATGTCATAATGCTAATAAAATCGAattcttttttaaatattgttgaaatttttgtctgtctggagtaaaaagaaatgaccaggaatggaaagatgaatgCTGGAGAAAGCCTCGCACTGTCATAACCATAATTGTACAATACAGATTTATATCATGTATCAGTAAAATAGTTCTTTTTCAAGATAGTAAAACTTGATTTGTCAGTGAATAATGAAGTTTTTGCTGTTGTCTCATCCAACTGTACATTCAGCTGTGTGGAGGCTGGGTTGCAGTACAGATACCATGCAGCATGGGGGAAGGTTATACAAGTACTGGCAGTTTTCTTTGAGGTACTGTATGGCAACATTTTGAATTATGAAGATTTTTTTACATGTGCTAGATAGCTGTTTGACAACTGCTTTTTGATTGAGTAGCTGTTGTCGTTTTGTAGCACCTGTTGGAGTGTGCTCAACTTACAAGGTCAAGCTAATAGTTCATGATCAATATCAAGCACCATAATTGCCTCCTAGCAATGTCTGAGAGAACTGAATGACCCCTGAAGCATAATATTGAATGTAAGACCTCTGTTGCACATGTTTTGCCACATGTTGCACATTATTTTCCCCAcggggctaagtacaggtcataacAAAAATGATGGTAAATACAAAGTAAACTAGCTAACAACCTAATGCAGAAGTGCCTCCTAGCAGTTTCTGAGAGAATTGAAGCACAGGAACATTATATCTAAAAAATCATGCCTCTGTACCTGAAGGTGTTAGGAAAGCATTGCCATGCACAGCCTGATGCAGTAATGCCTCCCAGCAGTTTCTGAGAGAATTGCAGGATCTCTGAAGTACATGTTATACTCAATCACACCTCTGTACCTGAAGGTGCTGGGAAAGCGTTGCCACAGCCTGATGCAGAAGTGCCTGGCATCGCTAGCAGACCTCCGGAGCAGCCACAAGTTCCCCCACACCCAGGAGGTGGACAGGGCCGTGGGTGCTGCGCTGCGGGCGATGGGACCCAGGGTCGTCCTGCAGGCCGTACCACTGCAGATTAAAGGGGACGAGTAAGCAACACTTTTGTTGTCTAAGGTGTTAGTGAATCAAACCAACACAACAATCTCTTCATTATGTCCACAAGACAcaatgtattatgcaaatttggatatcATTTGCATAGtagaaaatgagtacctggaaGGTGTACAGTCATGGAACTCTAGATACACCTACCAACTAAAGATATTGCCTGTCTCTGTTATAATCAGTATTGTGGAAAACATAATTTGTAAAGGTATCGTGTCTGTTAAACTTTGTAATCTTCCCTCTGGAAGTTAAATACTCTGACACCAATTAATGCAACACACTTGGACGAGGTGTTTTTCTGAGTTGTTGCTAACTGATGTTGTTACTATAATTGATGTTAGGTCTGATGATATCAACTTCCCCCGGAGTTGGCTCCTCCCCGTGATCAGAGACCACGTCAGGGACACAGAACTGGGCTACTTTGTCAAGTACTTCCTGCCTCTAGCTGCACAGCTCAGAACAAGGGGTGAGGAAATGTCAGGCATTATTTACTTCTGGAAATGCAGAGAGAATTGTGGCATTTATTCCTTATTTCTCCTGACAAAACAGATTATAGTAGATTTATGTCATTGATTTACTAGAAGCACTCATACAGAAGCTTTTAGTAAGCGAGAATGAATCAATATCATCATTCACTGGATTTAAAaagagtgcatttcaccctcccccagcagcaaaatttgtgtgaaatcttttcaatattttataaaaaaaagacttatTGATGTCTCTGTATCTCAAGATTATGAAGCAGTGTTATGTCTTGCTTAAGTTCAATGTTAAGCACACCATTCATTTGTCGCAAAAGACCCTTGTTGTATCAATCAATGTACAGTTTGAGAAGAATTGGGAGACAAATCAGACCAAGTGGCATGTCTGAGTTCATGTTGAGTGTTTGTGTTGTTCACCCCCAGCCTTGGAGCTGCAGCAGGAAGGGAAGTCAGTGCTGTCCAAGGCTTACGACACGTTACAGCACCAGATCTGGTCAGCACTGCCTGGCTTCTGTACAAGACCAACTGATCTGGCACAGGTAACAAGAATTGTTGTTATGACTCCATGGAATTCGTACTAGTGGGATTGCTCAACTTTAACGTAGAATGTTATCTACGTAAAGTGTAATTGGCGCCCAAATTTAGCTTGAAGTAAAACAACTGTAAACTGCAAACTAACGTGTAACCACTGTCTATGCAATTGTGGCATTGAACATCATTGGTATCCCCCCATGCAAGCCCCACTGAGCCATTATTTCTCCTTTTGTCCCCAGTCTTTCAAAGGAATCGCTCGTATCTTGGGGTCAGCCATCACCGACAGACCTGACCTAAGGAACATGGTTCTGCTGGCTCTACGTACACTGCTTTCCAAAAGCACAGACTCAGGTAAAGAGCTTGTCTCCGACATAAAGTATTTTGCATTTTGCTCCATCCtcaacaaataaatgtgaataagattaaatgaaacaaaatagaataaaaatacAGTGATTCACAAATTAAACCAGAGCATGtgctagtgaccacctgtctgtaaGGACTGCCTGTCCCTAGTGGCCAATATTTGGTGACCATCATTTTCCTTATTGACCCAAGAATTAACATTGTCAATcatctatagtggccacctatCTACCATGAGgccattttcttcatgtcccTTGGATGATCACTGTAGGCAGGTTTGTCTGTATATAGTTTGTTGCTTTGATCAATCAAATTTGTAAATGACAACTTTGTCTTGCTTGTACACAGAGGAGAATAAGAAGGAGTTGGGAAGGTTTGCTAAGAACTACCTGCCCATCCTGTTCAACATCTACACCACGGAACCAAAGGAGGGGGATCCTACAGTTCTACCTGTGTTAGCAACTGTCAAGAGTTATCTCACTGTAGCACCAAGTCAGGTGGGGAACAGTTAGTAAAGCTTTAGTCCCCAAACACAGGTGGCAAGGTTGCCTTGTGTTGtttacagtgaaacctgtctataggggtcactcaagggactgaccaaatttggcccctatggccaggtggcccctataggcagtagagccaaaaaggtacatttcaccacaagcaataagtgacaGGGCATTCAGCTTCCATTGAGATACTGAGTATTTATTGACAATATTATtaaggttatacatttaaactaaatatgagtttaaaacaaacagtttaatcaaatagatttgtattactactactgctacagcACTGTAGCTGCTCCCTTATGTCAATCATGACATTAGAAGACAGTGTACTATTATATTAAATTTAGACATTAACACTAATCTGAGTCCGACCGACACCTGCTCCGAAATCAGCCGCTAGTTGACGGGGGGACTTGCCGTTCTCGGAACCAACGTCAATGCGTGTCCCTCGGGAGTCGAAGCCTTCGACATCGTatttctgagtcaaaactgacagacatttgcttggttctcttgtctgaacacgaagtcagcgccgccattttcctttgtttctcgATCGGACTTTTCTGAGCTTGCGTCACAGCGCCCGTCTCCGGCAACTTTGCCAATCGAATAGACAAATCGTGTAAATTCCGCTAGTTGCCGGCAAAAATTAGACGTTCAATCACTGCTGAtaacaagttcataatcatttctaaacatcaaaacgccacaaaaactttcacttgttcaggaaggcttggcttgacttgtctgcatgcgccattatgccaaggtggtcacgtcgaaataaaactgtctctacgtaggcttatttctttgacaaaaatccaacttcgtctagttcttacataaataaCGTTGATTTAATTGCTTCTTATCGTTTTTATACCATAATCACCGTATTTTGTGCTATTGTTGTTGCCACATTTTACCTTGGCAaaaatggagtcgtccactgacccctattgaccttgtttattttctgagacggcgccatcttggaaaatttaCGCAAAATTATACaattccgatatttttggcccgcggaataggAAAATTAGACCATCGCACATGGATTTCAAGAGCctataacatcagatacatgaacggacggtctacttgtaaaatctgtccatatattctttcagtctgcacagaaatgacgatgtagagaagggtagagtgcaaagagtctgagacgagAAAAACTCCAACAACactttggtggaaaaacttcgcataaaatcacataattttgtaaaatgtttctttattcaatgtttccttcgtaaatcgtccaaGTTGAGTCTACATTTTGCTtatgtagtgcagaaattgaaaaaaagggaACCCCGCGTGGGTTTAGCGCGGCGTAACACGGCCGGCCAGTcgcgccggtgaccgctatcggcagagttggcatagcggccggactgaaaatcggctggccgcgaccgcattcgacaggtgaccgctatagactatttcttaatgcttacgtcaatgggaaaaatccaagggacagacaaaaagtgaccgcaatggccaggtggcccctatactcaggtgacccctaaggcaggtttcactgtacttaGAATATGAAgtttctgggttcgaatccctagcAGGCCTCAATGTTCCCCTTGGGAATGGTATTTTACACCTATTTCAACACTCGAATTACAGTAGTTGAAAATGTGCACCTACATGCGTATGTAGCTTCGTTTATGAACATCCTCTCGGCCGGGTGGGTCGTAAGCTGGCagtcctgtgtttgaggggAAACACACCTTGATCCAACCACACTTATTTGtaaacttataaaacttgtaagATTTGTATAATAattaatatattgtttttctagTCATGGCCAGGTTTGTTTTCTTAGTCATTATATATGCAGAACGGTTTAATCAGATTAGATAAGAAATTTCTTTTTTCACTTACTCACTCTATCcagtttagcgtccgttgttccctgtcttgcaaagGTTGGATGTTGCGGGATGTTGTTCAGGTCTGATTGCTGatctaaatctaaaaaaaaactgtctgtGTCCCCCCAGCTGGTACATGAGCTGCATGACAAGGCCACCCAGAAGATGGAGGCCCCCGACACCACCGTGTACGCTAAGAATGGCGTCAGGAGCCTGATGGCCGCCCTGGTGCCGTATGTGGACCAGACCAGGCTGGCAAACACCTACCAGATCACTGCACCACTCTTACAGGTGTGTGCAATGGAAGAAAAGACTGTACCTTTTTCTCTAAACTCATTATGAAATCTTTAATTCTTGACAGATTTTTAGAGGGAAACTGCTACACTTTTTAAACTGCCAACTGAAGGAATCCGCTCAGGGAACCAATGAAAtcttgtgtacatttgtatatgttggCTTTATGTCAATGGGAATATGTGATAATACATGACATTGATGGCTAGAGATGGCTACACGACATTTATTCCAATTTAAAAAATAGGAAAGATCAAATTTAGTAAATCAAAAGAGTGATGACTTCTTGTCGGAGGGAAAATAAggattttgttgtattttaagTTTTCATCAGAACAATTTTGCTCTCAGTAGCAGCACAAAAAAGCATATTCAGTGTGTCATGAATTAGCGATGTAGAGAttaagccatgttgattgaTTGCAATGATGCCACTGCAAAAGTTTGGATAATTACAGTAGCTGTGTGTATTGCATTAATCTGCAGAGCAAGGACATCACGGTACAGAAGCGAGCTTATCGCCTGTTAGAGGAGCTGGTGTCCTGTACCTCCGAGTCATGCCAGGAGTTTGTGGAGAGCCACCTGGAGCAGCTGCAGACACAGCTGCTGGGGACCCTCTCTGCCTCCAAGTCACCTGCCAGGGCTGTACGTACACCTGTTCATGTCATAGCTGGGCTATGATGGATATAGAagacaacatggtgtattccttGGTGTGCAGAGAACTGTTATGTGTAATCCAGGCAGTGTAagaaatacttttctgagccaggttgcacagtgtgcaacctggggcaaaaactaagttgcacaactgaatttcaagttgcaccaccaaAAATTCACCAATTTCTGAAAAAAGGGTACAAGTGTACATAACCTTTTACTATCATATCtcgctcaaaatctaagttgcaccctgtgcaacctgagtttagaagtaagttgcaccaagcaaaaagtggttgcaatgtgcaagtgtgcaagtggtattttgcacgctgtaaTCTATGGTATCCCAAAGGTTTCCATTTGTGTTACATTGTTTTCCATGGAAAAAATTGAACGAGGTTTGCATGTATACTGTTCAAAATTCGA
The sequence above is drawn from the Branchiostoma floridae strain S238N-H82 chromosome 4, Bfl_VNyyK, whole genome shotgun sequence genome and encodes:
- the LOC118413858 gene encoding RRP12-like protein isoform X2, translating into MTKIKRLKAGKGKRWRKGQSSSSNPDVKSHRAAARNRFFNYDNQGKGDLTESALRRHDQAVEDGEGDVAMGEGDVQSVGGGTLASFRTGFSAWSDCTNTTFNKVERYWQSNSAQAQEVCAVLAAVTEVIKSQGGKETETEYFAALMTALETVEGDESLSAVTYLLALVMKKVPSAVLQSRFSDISKSLMNILAANINTTTHSILRWTVVCLGVVLRQQEAVVWSDASTLQLYHGLLNFTSSDRPRVRKAAQHAVCSILRGSPFMTRENAPAHHPAASATAKFCIQQMEECGGGGEAKQTMYILGLQENILPIMPLATIKSICETILKVMTLGNVLVTSVSMKTLHAFFRARPKHLSPELNAQIISALFDYQPGLNDAQPTQAWLTLMQEAHVNLAGVNAQLCLSHLPRMFHASMECLLSEKPAVVSSAADTMKNLLKSCVEPTADRIALTVSNAPSASQTPVHKIFGCVEAGLQYRYHAAWGKVIQVLAVFFEVLGKRCHSLMQKCLASLADLRSSHKFPHTQEVDRAVGAALRAMGPRVVLQAVPLQIKGDESDDINFPRSWLLPVIRDHVRDTELGYFVKYFLPLAAQLRTRALELQQEGKSVLSKAYDTLQHQIWSALPGFCTRPTDLAQSFKGIARILGSAITDRPDLRNMVLLALRTLLSKSTDSEENKKELGRFAKNYLPILFNIYTTEPKEGDPTVLPVLATVKSYLTVAPSQLVHELHDKATQKMEAPDTTVYAKNGVRSLMAALVPYVDQTRLANTYQITAPLLQSKDITVQKRAYRLLEELVSCTSESCQEFVESHLEQLQTQLLGTLSASKSPARAPRLKCLIHVVKRLPSDREDFLKAILPEVILCTKEVAVRARLTAFTLLVEMGQAWLRGRSSQDRKDAIEEFLQLVFAGLGGSNHMMSATVLALTRLMYEFKDLISASLLGQLVESICLVLSSKAKDVVKSALGFVKVLVMTTDNITLAQHVRPLVECLVSWGEDYQRKYRFKTKKIFEKLVKKFGYEMIAGMVPDSHQKVLVNIRKTLARCKKKKQLKEAGEHEEDSDEEELMPKKTPQSIDDLLEELDSDLEEELLRRLPLERGVRRVGVAKAGQPGLRKGTRRNLWTFWTHGASKRIIATNPGAKGGKGRGDPGTGFKMAADGRMIITEEEEDEEEQGKKKQKRKSAGDDDDEMEDLMEDVPGLKSGKRKHGDLEDSDEEDQSPRKYKAGGKGIHRPLNKAGGSLGEEYKAKKAGGDIKKKGQPDPYAYVQLNPQYLNKRKRQKRQGQFKGMVRAAQRGAEKGGRAQNTMRRKMKTNKKHKK